The stretch of DNA ACCCAATTGCCCTGGTACAGCACCAACATACGTCTTGATCTCGGCTTTCCCATCGGACCGAAACCGATCGGTGGGACAATCACGGGAGACCGCTCCCCTATATTATATTTCTCCATTGCGACGCGGTTCTAATGAGCCATGCCTATGGACATTTGCGAGGGCAAAACTGGGGGGACCGGCGAAAGAAATGCGGCGAACCGTGGCCATTCCTTGCGTAAGAATGATCACGAGCTATAGTTAATTGGCGGTTCTTACGTCGACGAGGAGAAGGTACTCAATGGGCTTAGGACAAAGGACAGCGATAGCCCAAGATATTGTCATCCGTCAAAGGTCGAGAGGGTGGCTCTCCCCCATGTTGACTATCGCCCTCGTTGCGCTCCAACTCTGGGTGTCGACTCTCGCTCTCGCCCTGCCAACGAACGGTCAGGTCGTCGCAGGTCAAGCCACAATCCAGCACACCTCACCAACTAGTCTAAGTATTCTGCAAAGTACCGACAAAGCGATTCTCAATTGGAACAGTTTCTCGATCGCCGCCAATGAAGCCGTGCGCTTCTATCAGCCCTCGATCTACTCGATTGCACTGAACCGTGTCCTTGGGATCGATCCGTCGGTGATTCTCGGCCAACTCCAAGCAAACGGTCGAATTTTCTTGATCAACCCCAACGGCATTCTGTTCGGAGCTGGTGCCCAGATCAACGTGGGCGGGTTACTGGCCACGACCCTTCAGATCAAAGACGGCGATTTCATGGCAGGTCGTTACCTGTTCGCACAAGATCCATTAAAGGGACTCAGGTCGGTTGTCAACAATGGCACTATCCACGTGTCAGACCATGGGTTTGTCTATCTCATCGCCCCCGGCGTGGCCAATGACGGAGTCATTCTGGCCAATCTGGGTTCAGTTCTTCTCGGCTCTGCTCAGAAAGCCACGATCGACCTCATGGGTGACGGTCTGATCAAATATGTGTTGAGCGACAAGGTGGCGAGCCAAGTTCTTGGTCCTGACGGCAAGCCATTGACTAGTGCCGTGTCAAACAGCGGGACGATCCAAGCCGACGGCGGCCACGTAATTCTCTCTGCGAGAGCCTCTGGTGACGTCTTCGAATCGGTCATTAATCAAAGCGGTATTATCCGCGCCAGGAGTCTCGTCAACCACGGCGGTGTCATTCTCCTCGAAGGCAGCGACCCCGTGCAGAATACAGGGGCACTTGGTTGGCAGCAGCATCTTGGAGAAGTGAAAAACGCTGACGGGCGGGTGATCAACACCGGCACGCTCGACGTCTCTGCTGCCGAACCTGGTGCGGCTCAGGGCGAAGTGACGCTAAGTGGTCAAATGGTCGGCGTCGCTGGCTCGATCCTCGCCCGTGGGGCTGACAACGCGAATGGAGGGAATGTTCTTGCGACCTCCAGCAAGGAGACCATCGTCGCCACCGGAGCCGTCATCGACACCTCGGGGGTGGGCAACTCAAGCGCTGGCAATACAGTCATCTGGTCGGACCAGAATACCGCCTTCCGCGGAACCATTCTTGCCAACGGCGGACAAACTGGCGGCAATGGTGGTCAGATCGAAGCTTCGGGTCACAACCTGCTGGAATTCACTGGCCAAATCAACGCGCTCGCCCCCCACGGAGTCACCGGTTCCGTCCTCCTCGATCCCACAAACATCACGGTAGCCAATGGCGGGACAGCCACGCTTCCTCAGGTTAGTTTGTTTGCCAATCCTGATTGCGTGCCAGGTGGCTGTACAATTGCGCCCGCCACAATCAACGGTGCGGCAGCGACCGTCAATCTCCAGGCAAACAATGATATTACCATCACGAACGCCATCGCGATGACCGGAGCCGGAATCGGGATCAATATGCGGGCCGGCCGGGATATCAACGTCAATGCAGGGGTGGCCACCAATAACGGCGCGATCTCGATGACCGCGAACGACTCAGGGGCTGGGGCAGGAAGATTGGCTGGCGACGGTAGCATTACCGGAGCAGGGGCGATTAACGCTGGTACCAGTACGGTCACCCTTACGATTGGCACGAATGCAGGTGGAGGGGGCGGAATCAACCTCACCGGCGCCGTCACAGGCACCAGCCTAGCG from Nitrospiraceae bacterium encodes:
- a CDS encoding filamentous hemagglutinin N-terminal domain-containing protein translates to MLTIALVALQLWVSTLALALPTNGQVVAGQATIQHTSPTSLSILQSTDKAILNWNSFSIAANEAVRFYQPSIYSIALNRVLGIDPSVILGQLQANGRIFLINPNGILFGAGAQINVGGLLATTLQIKDGDFMAGRYLFAQDPLKGLRSVVNNGTIHVSDHGFVYLIAPGVANDGVILANLGSVLLGSAQKATIDLMGDGLIKYVLSDKVASQVLGPDGKPLTSAVSNSGTIQADGGHVILSARASGDVFESVINQSGIIRARSLVNHGGVILLEGSDPVQNTGALGWQQHLGEVKNADGRVINTGTLDVSAAEPGAAQGEVTLSGQMVGVAGSILARGADNANGGNVLATSSKETIVATGAVIDTSGVGNSSAGNTVIWSDQNTAFRGTILANGGQTGGNGGQIEASGHNLLEFTGQINALAPHGVTGSVLLDPTNITVANGGTATLPQVSLFANPDCVPGGCTIAPATINGAAATVNLQANNDITITNAIAMTGAGIGINMRAGRDINVNAGVATNNGAISMTANDSGAGAGRLAGDGSITGAGAINAGTSTVTLTIGTNAGGGGGINLTGAVTGTSLAVDSAKTVSITNPANNVGTIAGRTTVAGEAFSYTDANALNITTIGALTGVSTNNGPITLTTTNGNLTVTNTAAAADVNAGTSTVALTVGGSNTLTLNANSNVTGTGGITYTADTMTLSNSSTTTATGAIATLQPNSAGRGITLGANVGGTLSLTSARLNTITAGILRVGSVTSGNMAISGAIAPAGTTTLSLISGGTITQTAAITETNLAVTSVGAVTLNNAANTVNTLAANVTGAGNAISYTGLTSAAATPLTIGTVDGINGITAAGNVAVTTNTARALTVAQPITTTNNGTVTLTNAGTLALNADITADGAVTQNGAGAVTTTGTRTITTTNDAVSILQPVTLGGDLTITSG